The Erythrobacter sp. Alg231-14 genome has a segment encoding these proteins:
- a CDS encoding transglycosylase SLT domain-containing protein has translation MSNHPIPAAGIQSAFDRAARAHDAFREASARNIPGGVQPTIARQNPPHDIRGQGIETQRPVTVEQAIASAAQQSTVDFDYLIAQAQVESAMNPTARASTSSATGLYQFIESTWLNTMQRHGDRFGLGNVAAQIDTNASGAAYVADPQTRQSILALRNDPQIASFMAAGLAEDNRAHLTPILGRQPDHGELYLAHFLGAGGAGRFLSEMADNPDQSAAALFRRPAAANRPVFYENTGTPRSLSGVMDYLSGKLESARTNAADIATPEYVAASFSIPDFAGSSGVPGTVAPASYAAQDAAMFAPQNPPTFTRGNRPSFATSSNGPLAPTLSQGSMSGVLSSMFGDGLAAVSDRSNGQIRRAYNQLKALGL, from the coding sequence GTGAGCAATCATCCGATCCCCGCCGCTGGGATCCAATCTGCCTTTGACCGCGCGGCGCGCGCGCATGATGCGTTCCGCGAAGCTTCGGCCCGCAACATTCCCGGTGGCGTCCAGCCAACCATCGCCCGGCAAAACCCACCGCATGACATTCGCGGCCAAGGGATCGAAACTCAACGCCCTGTAACTGTCGAACAAGCCATCGCCAGCGCGGCCCAGCAAAGCACAGTCGATTTTGACTACCTCATCGCGCAAGCGCAGGTGGAATCGGCCATGAACCCAACGGCCCGAGCGAGCACATCCAGCGCAACGGGCCTGTATCAATTCATCGAAAGCACGTGGTTGAACACGATGCAGCGCCATGGGGATCGGTTTGGTCTGGGCAACGTGGCCGCGCAGATCGACACAAATGCAAGCGGCGCTGCTTATGTGGCCGACCCGCAAACCCGCCAATCCATCCTCGCCTTGCGCAACGACCCCCAGATCGCGTCCTTTATGGCGGCAGGATTGGCGGAGGATAACCGCGCGCATCTAACCCCGATCCTTGGGCGACAGCCCGACCACGGCGAACTGTACCTTGCCCATTTTCTCGGTGCTGGCGGGGCTGGACGGTTCTTATCGGAAATGGCGGACAATCCCGATCAATCCGCCGCTGCATTGTTTCGTCGTCCCGCCGCGGCCAATCGCCCGGTATTCTATGAAAACACCGGCACTCCGCGGAGTTTGAGCGGGGTGATGGACTACCTCTCCGGCAAATTGGAAAGCGCCCGCACAAACGCGGCAGACATCGCAACGCCCGAATACGTTGCCGCATCGTTCTCCATCCCCGATTTCGCCGGATCATCCGGCGTTCCGGGCACCGTGGCGCCGGCATCCTACGCCGCCCAAGACGCCGCAATGTTTGCACCGCAGAACCCGCCCACCTTCACGCGCGGCAATCGCCCTTCTTTCGCAACCTCATCCAACGGCCCACTGGCCCCGACCCTTTCGCAGGGGAGCATGTCAGGTGTTTTGAGCAGCATGTTTGGCG
- a CDS encoding flagellar protein FlgN yields MSGVSHTGDHSAQPIIGNTDSSGNGVSGNLRQVIAVLEQERQALATLDADALFEASHQKQTLCETLQPFGADALDPQSRDLAKTAQALNDVNRRVRNLLAANVSARLEALGSTQHTYVSVNKANP; encoded by the coding sequence ATGAGTGGCGTTTCACATACAGGCGATCACTCCGCCCAACCCATTATCGGAAACACCGATTCCAGCGGCAACGGCGTAAGCGGCAATTTGCGGCAAGTGATTGCCGTTCTAGAACAAGAGCGGCAAGCGCTTGCCACATTGGATGCCGACGCGCTTTTCGAAGCATCGCACCAGAAACAAACCCTTTGCGAAACATTGCAGCCATTTGGCGCCGATGCGTTGGATCCCCAATCGCGCGATTTGGCCAAGACGGCTCAGGCGTTGAATGACGTCAATCGCAGGGTGCGCAACCTATTGGCGGCCAATGTTTCGGCCCGCCTTGAAGCGCTTGGTTCAACGCAGCACACCTATGTGTCGGTGAACAAGGCCAACCCCTAA
- a CDS encoding flagellar biosynthesis anti-sigma factor FlgM has translation MPSIEIGKLQAITGPRALSDTDRTAAQSSSAARSDQAATSGGVTNGVSIEIGASVNPSNPPVNSDRVSEIREALRDGSYPLVPAKIADAMIAAQVRLEIGE, from the coding sequence ATGCCCTCTATAGAAATTGGAAAATTGCAGGCGATCACAGGCCCTCGAGCGCTGTCCGATACCGATCGCACAGCGGCGCAATCCTCGTCTGCTGCGCGGTCGGATCAAGCCGCCACGTCAGGGGGCGTCACAAACGGCGTCAGCATCGAAATCGGCGCGTCCGTCAACCCATCCAATCCGCCGGTCAATTCTGACCGCGTCAGCGAAATCCGCGAAGCGTTGCGCGATGGGAGTTATCCTCTTGTCCCAGCGAAAATCGCCGACGCGATGATTGCAGCGCAAGTACGGTTAGAGATCGGCGAATGA
- a CDS encoding flagella basal body P-ring formation protein FlgA → MNSQTTNDRLETRLLAIAAIIACLPLFAAAASAQSTPSQGFTDPAEIDRAVTQFTGVTIGEVGGARVPADRRLRLAACMAPLDVAWHGRNRSTVQVACAGPESWRIFIATRPAPQSAQIAPIVSRGDPITVVVRGRGFTVQQSGEALDNGTIGDWIGVRIDRDATPIRARIERPGLAIIPAG, encoded by the coding sequence ATGAACTCTCAAACCACAAACGACCGGCTCGAAACACGGCTTTTAGCGATTGCTGCCATCATTGCGTGCCTGCCTTTGTTTGCCGCCGCCGCCTCCGCGCAAAGCACGCCATCCCAAGGGTTCACCGACCCAGCCGAGATTGATCGCGCAGTCACCCAATTTACCGGTGTTACCATTGGCGAAGTCGGCGGCGCGAGGGTGCCAGCGGATCGCCGTTTGCGGTTGGCCGCATGTATGGCGCCGTTGGATGTCGCGTGGCACGGCCGCAACCGATCCACCGTTCAGGTCGCCTGCGCCGGACCGGAAAGCTGGCGAATCTTCATCGCCACGCGCCCGGCCCCACAATCGGCCCAAATCGCCCCAATCGTAAGCCGCGGTGACCCGATCACCGTGGTCGTGCGCGGGCGTGGTTTCACCGTTCAACAATCCGGCGAAGCGTTGGACAACGGCACAATCGGCGATTGGATCGGCGTACGCATCGATCGCGACGCGACCCCTATTCGCGCCCGCATTGAACGCCCCGGCCTCGCGATTATCCCGGCGGGATGA
- a CDS encoding GGDEF domain-containing protein: MQNAPHIQPVETTPPSRAELARGEMLERICDFILKHDLNVTGSNLSAIGTALSGANAALAEAFVKREISGEPIDQRWLDTVARLDPGTGARVEELERLMDKMEYSMMRFAQSAKSAQDETSEHRGAIDAQIQAMSANIDGEANRETSGEHGEVDRVITLSRTMLERIEQVETAMERSQAETDQLRASLAKARTEADVDHLTRLPNRRAFERRLASASQQAQLSGKPLCVAFCDVDHFKAVNDTHGHDAGDRVLVAMSSTLNGMASDTCFVARHGGEEFVVLFYGLEIDAAMQKLDGIRRAQGMKQLINRETGKPFGKITFSGGVAQVQGVEDARDALARADEALYEAKNAGRNTIVAV, encoded by the coding sequence ATGCAAAACGCACCACACATTCAACCGGTCGAAACAACCCCACCATCGCGCGCCGAATTGGCCCGAGGGGAGATGCTTGAGCGGATTTGCGATTTCATTCTGAAACACGACCTCAACGTCACCGGATCCAACCTTTCCGCCATCGGCACCGCATTGTCCGGGGCAAATGCGGCGTTGGCAGAAGCCTTTGTGAAACGGGAAATTTCCGGAGAACCGATCGATCAACGCTGGCTCGACACGGTCGCGCGACTTGACCCTGGCACCGGCGCACGCGTCGAAGAGCTGGAGCGGTTGATGGACAAAATGGAATATTCGATGATGCGTTTCGCGCAGTCGGCCAAATCGGCGCAAGACGAGACCAGCGAACATCGCGGCGCAATCGACGCTCAAATCCAAGCCATGTCGGCCAATATCGACGGGGAAGCCAATCGCGAGACGTCGGGTGAACACGGTGAAGTGGATCGCGTTATCACCCTATCGCGCACCATGTTGGAACGCATTGAGCAGGTCGAGACCGCGATGGAGCGCAGCCAAGCGGAAACCGATCAATTGCGGGCCAGCTTGGCCAAAGCGCGCACAGAAGCGGATGTTGATCACCTAACACGCCTGCCCAATCGCCGCGCATTTGAACGCCGATTGGCGTCCGCGTCGCAACAGGCGCAATTGAGCGGAAAGCCGTTGTGTGTGGCGTTCTGCGATGTCGATCATTTCAAAGCGGTCAACGACACACACGGCCACGATGCCGGCGATAGAGTCTTGGTTGCCATGTCCAGCACATTAAACGGCATGGCCAGCGATACGTGTTTCGTCGCGCGCCATGGCGGGGAAGAATTTGTGGTGCTGTTCTACGGTCTTGAAATAGACGCGGCGATGCAGAAACTGGATGGCATCCGGCGCGCGCAAGGTATGAAGCAATTGATCAACCGCGAAACCGGCAAACCGTTCGGAAAAATCACATTTTCCGGCGGCGTTGCACAAGTCCAAGGGGTAGAGGACGCGCGCGACGCGTTGGCCCGCGCGGACGAGGCGCTTTACGAAGCCAAGAATGCCGGTCGGAACACGATCGTCGCGGTTTAA
- a CDS encoding MotA/TolQ/ExbB proton channel family protein, producing MLHEAVAFWDLGALVIVLAGTLLATTARCGWRDMAVAIRSIARIHAPDFDADVNRASMARCAPEIRQRGHLCAQSPLPPDPSMAKLIQSYLISGSIEEFHATARAQRSQREIIRAQGMRVFEYAGELAPIFGLVGTLFAITQINDTTGTTTTQAMMATVGTAVLSSLYGVLTAHLFCAPLAAAIERRGSREETARAGLIEWFEAELVGQHAVNLHKATTKTPLPRTKAPVRLQDVA from the coding sequence GTGTTGCACGAAGCGGTCGCTTTTTGGGATTTGGGGGCGTTGGTTATCGTTCTTGCCGGGACATTGTTGGCCACCACGGCGCGATGCGGTTGGCGCGATATGGCCGTTGCGATACGATCGATCGCCCGCATCCATGCGCCGGACTTTGATGCCGACGTCAACCGCGCGTCTATGGCTCGCTGCGCACCCGAAATTCGGCAACGCGGGCATTTGTGCGCGCAATCTCCTTTGCCACCCGATCCATCCATGGCCAAATTGATCCAGTCCTATTTGATCAGCGGGTCCATCGAAGAATTCCACGCCACAGCACGGGCGCAACGATCGCAAAGAGAGATCATCCGCGCACAAGGCATGCGAGTGTTTGAATATGCCGGTGAACTGGCCCCGATTTTCGGATTGGTCGGCACATTGTTTGCCATCACCCAAATCAACGACACAACCGGCACCACCACGACGCAGGCGATGATGGCCACGGTCGGCACTGCCGTTCTGTCCTCGCTTTACGGTGTGTTGACGGCGCATCTGTTCTGCGCACCTTTGGCCGCGGCAATCGAACGACGCGGGTCACGCGAAGAAACCGCACGCGCCGGATTGATCGAATGGTTCGAAGCCGAATTGGTCGGCCAACACGCCGTCAACTTGCACAAAGCCACTACCAAAACACCGCTTCCCCGGACCAAAGCGCCGGTGCGGTTGCAAGACGTCGCATGA
- the flgB gene encoding flagellar basal body rod protein FlgB: MNEQIFGIHGAALELRSKRMGVLASNIANAATPGFKARDVDFNAALDARLAQGRSGIGSPNASIPPGEPDLLYRRPTMPSLDGNTVELGREQVAFAENALAYSATLSFVQGKVNTINRALKGE; this comes from the coding sequence ATGAACGAACAGATTTTTGGCATACACGGCGCCGCTCTGGAATTGCGGTCAAAGCGGATGGGGGTGCTTGCCTCCAACATCGCCAACGCCGCAACACCCGGTTTCAAGGCGCGCGACGTAGACTTCAACGCCGCGTTGGATGCGCGATTGGCGCAAGGGCGCAGCGGGATCGGATCACCGAACGCCTCGATCCCCCCAGGTGAACCAGATCTGCTCTATCGTAGACCCACCATGCCCTCGCTTGACGGGAACACGGTCGAATTGGGCCGTGAGCAGGTTGCCTTTGCCGAAAACGCACTCGCCTATTCGGCCACGCTTAGTTTTGTTCAAGGCAAAGTGAACACAATCAACCGCGCATTGAAGGGAGAATAG
- the flgC gene encoding flagellar basal body rod protein FlgC — protein sequence MPDGAPMTLFSMSERAMSAQLVRMNAATSNLANAGSVASSEAEAYRPIRAVFATELDRASGLSGMRSEGLVRSETAPTKRYDPNHPLADGTGHIWEAPVDESAEMIEINESARQYQNMVQALQTAKQLMLETLRSA from the coding sequence ATGCCCGATGGTGCACCCATGACGTTGTTTTCGATGAGTGAACGCGCAATGTCCGCACAATTGGTGCGGATGAATGCGGCCACGTCCAATCTGGCGAATGCCGGGTCGGTCGCTTCCAGCGAAGCCGAAGCATACCGCCCGATCCGCGCCGTGTTCGCAACAGAATTGGACCGTGCATCTGGTCTTTCCGGCATGCGCAGCGAAGGGCTTGTCCGTTCCGAAACCGCGCCCACCAAACGATACGATCCCAACCATCCCTTGGCCGATGGAACCGGCCACATTTGGGAAGCGCCCGTCGATGAGAGCGCAGAGATGATCGAGATCAACGAAAGCGCCCGCCAATACCAAAACATGGTTCAGGCGCTTCAGACCGCCAAACAATTAATGCTCGAAACCCTGAGGAGCGCATAA
- a CDS encoding flagellar hook capping FlgD N-terminal domain-containing protein, whose translation MTITATTSTTSPAGLLDALDQLNAPSTIRRESAAAALDSADFLRLMTAQLANQDPLEPQSNEQMLAQLAQFSSLENETASKATLDDIASKLDALIAAQEAAAAAAAAAATAGQQTTSEPATADLV comes from the coding sequence ATGACCATCACCGCGACCACATCGACCACCAGCCCTGCGGGATTGCTGGACGCCCTGGATCAATTGAACGCGCCATCGACGATTCGTCGAGAAAGCGCTGCAGCTGCGCTCGATTCCGCAGATTTTCTGCGTTTGATGACCGCGCAATTGGCCAATCAGGACCCGTTGGAACCGCAAAGCAACGAACAGATGTTGGCGCAATTGGCGCAGTTTTCGTCGCTGGAGAATGAAACCGCATCCAAAGCAACTTTGGATGACATTGCGAGCAAATTGGATGCTCTGATCGCCGCTCAAGAAGCGGCGGCTGCTGCTGCCGCCGCAGCCGCCACGGCCGGACAACAGACAACCTCTGAACCCGCGACAGCCGATCTCGTTTAA
- a CDS encoding flagellar hook-basal body complex protein, whose amino-acid sequence MSFFTSLSGMRNAETDLRVISNNIANAETAGFKKSNAQFSDLVATGGSTDPRTTPGIGATVSSISQDFGLGQLEQTGRVLDVAINGDGFIATADGISGDITFTRNGNLQLIATGELQDANGNFVQAFPVDANGDTTSNVPNNVVVPTVNAAGSALSTISIDARGIVGATYSDGSNEPVAKIALASFAATGGLRPIGQSKWEATADSGAPEYGEPGIGNFGQVLSGSLERSNVDLAEEMVSLLTAQRNFQANARAIDTATAISQTVLNLQR is encoded by the coding sequence ATGTCATTTTTCACCTCACTAAGCGGTATGCGCAATGCAGAGACCGATCTGCGCGTGATTTCAAACAACATTGCCAACGCCGAAACCGCGGGATTCAAAAAATCCAACGCGCAGTTTTCCGATCTTGTGGCAACCGGGGGCAGCACAGATCCGCGCACCACTCCGGGTATCGGTGCAACGGTGTCGTCTATCTCCCAAGATTTTGGTCTTGGTCAATTGGAACAGACAGGCCGCGTGCTTGACGTGGCAATCAATGGCGACGGTTTCATTGCGACCGCGGATGGCATTTCGGGCGACATCACCTTTACCCGCAACGGCAACCTCCAATTGATCGCAACCGGTGAATTGCAGGACGCGAATGGCAATTTTGTCCAAGCGTTTCCGGTTGATGCGAATGGCGACACCACATCGAATGTGCCCAACAATGTCGTGGTGCCGACGGTCAACGCCGCCGGTTCTGCATTGTCTACCATCTCTATCGACGCGCGCGGAATTGTTGGGGCGACCTATTCCGACGGCAGCAACGAACCGGTGGCGAAAATCGCGCTGGCTTCCTTTGCCGCGACAGGGGGGCTACGTCCGATCGGGCAAAGCAAATGGGAAGCGACCGCCGATTCCGGCGCGCCCGAATATGGTGAACCGGGCATCGGCAATTTCGGCCAGGTCCTAAGTGGATCGTTGGAACGGTCGAACGTCGATCTGGCCGAGGAAATGGTCTCGCTCCTAACGGCGCAGCGTAACTTTCAGGCCAACGCCCGAGCCATCGATACCGCCACGGCGATCTCACAGACCGTGTTGAACCTTCAACGGTAA
- a CDS encoding flagellar basal body rod protein FlgF — MDRLIYTALTGMDAAMNRQRAVANNLANASTPGFRREIFAVTPTTLQDGSIQARALARGEVRGADMTKAEVNATGRPLDVAVQGDALIAYQAPGGGEIYSRRGDLRVAPTGLLENGEGLPVLGESGAPISIPAGFRIAIADDGTLLATDPAVPGEAAQPLDRIKLVSPEGSALLKGIDSFLQVPGGGVLPGDPTARLSSGALEQSNVQTAATLVEMIDAQRAFEQRAKIIQTAGQLDEASSRLMSMS; from the coding sequence ATGGACCGTTTGATCTACACAGCTTTGACCGGAATGGACGCCGCCATGAACCGGCAGAGGGCAGTGGCCAACAACTTAGCCAATGCCTCCACTCCGGGATTTCGGCGGGAAATTTTCGCAGTCACACCCACCACATTGCAAGACGGTTCGATCCAAGCGCGGGCCTTGGCTAGGGGTGAAGTGCGCGGGGCGGACATGACCAAAGCCGAAGTGAACGCCACCGGCAGACCTTTGGATGTCGCCGTGCAAGGCGACGCCTTGATTGCATATCAAGCGCCTGGCGGGGGCGAAATCTATTCGCGCCGCGGCGATCTGCGGGTCGCGCCAACGGGCTTATTGGAAAACGGCGAAGGCCTCCCAGTTTTGGGCGAAAGCGGCGCGCCGATCTCCATTCCCGCAGGGTTCCGTATCGCCATTGCCGATGACGGCACATTGTTGGCCACAGACCCTGCTGTACCGGGTGAGGCGGCTCAACCGCTCGACAGGATCAAACTGGTGTCGCCCGAAGGCAGCGCGCTTTTGAAGGGGATCGACAGTTTCCTTCAGGTGCCCGGAGGCGGGGTCTTACCGGGTGATCCTACAGCGCGCCTTTCGTCCGGCGCACTGGAACAATCCAATGTCCAAACCGCCGCCACTCTTGTCGAAATGATTGATGCCCAACGCGCCTTCGAACAGCGCGCGAAGATCATCCAAACTGCCGGGCAATTGGACGAAGCAAGCAGCCGTTTGATGAGCATGAGCTAA
- the flgG gene encoding flagellar basal-body rod protein FlgG produces the protein MPTSALHVARTGLEAQDARMRVIANNLANIGTTGFKRDRADFATLAYQEQRVAGQQSTNQTAYAVGLNLGTGVQVQGTTRINSQGTLNQTGNTLDLALDGAGFFQVELPGGGQTGYTRAGNFTLSPQGNLVTSEGYAVTPPLQIPAGSQSIAVAPDGTVSAVQPGQSAPVLVGQLQIASFINPAGLQAIGDNFLVETAASGAAEAGQAGQLGRGSVRQGMLESSNVNVVEELVEMIEAQRAYEINSKMVSAVDEMLRNANQTL, from the coding sequence ATGCCCACATCCGCACTGCATGTCGCCCGAACCGGGCTGGAGGCTCAAGATGCGCGCATGCGCGTCATCGCCAACAATCTCGCCAATATCGGCACGACAGGTTTCAAACGCGACCGCGCCGATTTTGCCACTCTGGCGTATCAGGAACAGCGGGTTGCGGGCCAACAATCCACCAACCAAACGGCCTATGCGGTGGGTTTGAATTTGGGGACCGGTGTTCAGGTGCAAGGGACCACGCGGATCAATTCGCAAGGGACCCTCAATCAAACAGGCAACACATTGGATCTTGCGTTGGACGGGGCCGGCTTCTTTCAAGTTGAACTGCCCGGTGGCGGTCAAACGGGGTACACACGCGCGGGCAATTTCACGCTGTCTCCGCAAGGCAATCTGGTCACATCCGAAGGGTACGCCGTGACTCCGCCGCTGCAGATACCAGCAGGATCACAGAGCATCGCCGTAGCCCCCGATGGCACGGTCAGCGCGGTGCAACCGGGGCAATCGGCGCCGGTTTTGGTTGGTCAATTGCAAATCGCCAGTTTCATCAACCCCGCTGGACTGCAAGCGATCGGCGATAACTTTCTGGTCGAAACCGCTGCCAGCGGCGCAGCGGAAGCCGGACAGGCGGGGCAATTGGGCCGAGGCAGCGTCCGGCAAGGGATGCTGGAAAGTTCCAACGTCAACGTGGTCGAGGAGCTGGTCGAAATGATCGAAGCTCAGCGTGCCTATGAGATCAATTCAAAAATGGTGAGCGCGGTGGACGAAATGCTCCGCAACGCGAACCAGACCCTGTGA
- a CDS encoding flagellar basal body L-ring protein FlgH, which produces MIKKPFALLLLGTALSGCMTSGAQREMGFTAPPPPPIAATFPGAEQGTNGAIFQANTGYSALVVGTRARQLGDMVTIVLVESTSTSKSTSGATDRSGSFGLIPPTAGPLDFLNPNALNASGNGSFSGGGNAAQQSQLTGTVAVTIAAIYPNGTAEVVGEKQMALSQGDEWVQFAGRIRLIDIDGDNMLASSRVANARVIYTGQGAVQQASRPGWLSRFFNAVSPF; this is translated from the coding sequence ATGATAAAAAAACCTTTCGCCCTTTTGCTTCTTGGCACGGCCCTATCGGGTTGCATGACCTCCGGCGCCCAACGCGAGATGGGCTTCACCGCGCCGCCTCCACCACCGATTGCGGCCACGTTCCCGGGGGCGGAGCAAGGCACGAACGGCGCCATCTTTCAGGCCAACACCGGATATTCCGCTTTGGTCGTGGGAACCCGCGCCCGGCAACTGGGCGACATGGTGACAATTGTCCTGGTCGAAAGCACCAGCACATCCAAAAGCACGAGCGGCGCCACCGATCGCAGCGGCAGCTTTGGCCTTATCCCGCCAACCGCGGGCCCGCTCGATTTTCTCAACCCCAACGCCCTTAATGCCAGCGGCAATGGGTCGTTCAGTGGTGGTGGGAATGCTGCGCAACAAAGCCAGTTAACGGGAACGGTCGCGGTTACGATTGCGGCCATTTATCCGAATGGGACCGCCGAAGTGGTCGGAGAAAAACAGATGGCATTGAGCCAAGGAGATGAATGGGTCCAATTCGCAGGACGCATTCGATTAATCGATATTGATGGCGACAACATGCTGGCATCTTCGCGGGTCGCCAATGCGCGCGTCATCTACACCGGGCAAGGCGCGGTGCAGCAAGCGAGCCGTCCCGGCTGGCTCTCACGTTTCTTCAACGCTGTGTCGCCGTTCTGA
- a CDS encoding flagellar basal body P-ring protein FlgI: MRGFPILAALLSLLAMWVPTHASAERIRDVGQFEGLRANQLTGYGVVVGLQGTGDDNLEYVTEAMRGVSGRLGLQLPPGVNPNLRNAAAVIITAELPAFAKPGQRIDITVSTLGQARSLRGGALVLAPLYGADGQIYAMAQGNVAVGGLGVSGRDGSQLTVNITTVGRIADGASVERAVATGFDREATLRFNLHQADFLTASRVRDAVNSRFPGMASIADGVSIELTLPFGNDARAAVLAEIEMLPVTPAPVAARVIVNSRTGTVVINQAVRLAPAAISHGKLVIRIDESPTVVQPAPFANGVTAIEESSEISVIQRDDRVALMPGAANLSEIVDALNLLGVGASDLVVILESLKQAGALQAEMVVL, translated from the coding sequence ATGCGTGGGTTTCCTATTCTTGCTGCCCTTTTGTCATTGCTTGCCATGTGGGTTCCGACCCATGCGTCCGCAGAACGCATTCGCGATGTCGGCCAATTCGAAGGGCTTCGGGCCAACCAATTGACCGGCTATGGCGTCGTTGTCGGCCTTCAGGGCACCGGCGATGACAATCTGGAATATGTCACAGAGGCGATGCGCGGCGTTTCAGGCCGGTTGGGCTTGCAATTGCCGCCTGGTGTTAATCCCAATTTGCGCAACGCCGCCGCCGTTATCATCACCGCCGAACTGCCCGCTTTTGCAAAGCCGGGCCAACGGATCGACATCACCGTATCCACTTTGGGTCAGGCGCGGTCTTTGCGCGGCGGAGCTTTGGTTCTCGCGCCGCTTTATGGCGCCGATGGGCAGATTTACGCCATGGCTCAAGGGAACGTCGCGGTTGGCGGTTTGGGCGTTAGCGGGCGCGATGGATCACAATTGACGGTCAACATCACCACGGTGGGCCGGATTGCCGATGGCGCGTCGGTGGAACGCGCCGTGGCCACGGGGTTTGATCGCGAAGCAACTCTGCGTTTCAACCTGCATCAGGCCGATTTTCTCACAGCAAGCCGTGTGCGTGATGCGGTCAATTCGCGGTTCCCCGGTATGGCCAGCATCGCCGACGGGGTTAGCATTGAATTGACACTGCCATTTGGCAATGATGCGCGCGCCGCGGTTTTGGCAGAGATCGAAATGCTGCCTGTGACGCCGGCTCCAGTCGCCGCGCGGGTTATCGTCAACAGCCGGACTGGAACTGTTGTCATCAACCAAGCCGTGCGTCTCGCGCCGGCCGCGATCAGCCACGGCAAACTGGTGATCCGGATCGATGAATCGCCCACGGTGGTGCAACCCGCCCCGTTTGCAAACGGTGTGACAGCAATCGAAGAATCAAGTGAGATCAGCGTCATTCAACGCGATGACCGGGTCGCCCTTATGCCTGGTGCTGCCAATCTGAGCGAAATTGTCGACGCCCTTAATTTGTTGGGTGTGGGCGCGTCTGACTTGGTCGTGATTTTGGAAAGCTTGAAGCAAGCTGGCGCTTTGCAAGCTGAAATGGTTGTCCTGTGA
- a CDS encoding flagellar biosynthesis protein FlgJ produces the protein MSQARQDLREAAEGFEAIMIRRMLESARASSFAQDAPLTGGGLKQFEKMRDEHFADLASVSGAFGFARSIEEQLAQFVDGKSTE, from the coding sequence TTGAGCCAAGCACGCCAAGATCTGCGCGAGGCAGCCGAAGGGTTTGAGGCGATCATGATCCGCCGGATGCTGGAAAGCGCCCGTGCATCGAGCTTTGCACAGGACGCGCCGCTAACCGGCGGCGGTTTGAAACAATTCGAAAAGATGCGCGATGAGCACTTTGCCGATCTTGCATCGGTATCGGGTGCATTCGGGTTTGCCCGGAGTATCGAGGAACAACTTGCTCAATTTGTTGATGGCAAAAGCACAGAGTAA